In Acidobacteriota bacterium, the DNA window CCGATCACGACTACTTCGTAATGGGGTTGTATGTCTTCCAGGGGCGAGGATAAGCGAATCATGAAAACCTCCTCATTTCAGGCCTGACCTGTCAGAGACGAAGAAAAAGGGTCGGTTGGGTACTTAGACGCATCGACCCCCCAGTTTCCCTCAATGCCGGTGGCGCGAGGGAGGCTAGCAACTTCATCGAGGTGGGCGAGAGCGACTGCTCGCCAGAGCGAGCCGATATTACTGAAGGATGGGAAGACCTGCAACCCAGCCATTCGGGTTGAAGGCTGCTCGACTTTCAGCGTCCCGCAATCACGCCTCCGGCATTCCTCGATCTGGCGGTCAGGCCGCTAAAGCCTGCCCCTCAGGGTCTTCGAGAGGGGATACAATTAACGGCGCGACGCCAGGCCCTGAGGAGCCGAAGCCGCCGGCTTGTGGGCCAAAAAATAGAGGCTTCCGGGAGTCGTTCCCATTTCCGTGACTTGGAATCCGGCATCGATGAGGTGGGAGCGCCAGCGTTGGTGGTCGGTTCGTCCGCCGAAATAACCGTGGTGGACGAAGAAGGGGTAGGCCATGCGGATCCAGATGTCGGGATTGATCACGATCAAGAGGAATTCACCCTCTGAGCGCAGCACGCGGCGGACCTCCGACAGCGAGTTCTCGACGCCCTCGCGGCTCAGGTGGTCGATGGCGTAAGCGCTGACGGCGGCATCGAAGGAGGCGTCCGGGAAAGGCATCTCGCGCATGTCGCCGGCTTGTGCCGAAATGCGCTCTCTGGCTCCCGCGATCTCGGCGTTGGCCAGCAGGCGTTGCGGCGTGTTGTCGGCGATGCCGTAGTAGCCCTCGTAGAGATCAAGCGCCACAACCCGGCTGTGAGGACGCGCCAGCAGCACCATCAGGGAAGAGCGTCCCGAGCCGGCTCCGGCATCCAGCACCTGTCCCGTTCCCCGGGCCAAGAAGCTCTGGGTG includes these proteins:
- a CDS encoding class I SAM-dependent methyltransferase yields the protein MNPFAYEFGYGWAWNYGHLAAIIPFTLLALLAWKLEWSRWLRALAVAGAAWGLAGLLIVQFVMRINLPMQLPTQSFLARGTGQVLDAGAGSGRSSLMVLLARPHSRVVALDLYEGYYGIADNTPQRLLANAEIAGARERISAQAGDMREMPFPDASFDAAVSAYAIDHLSREGVENSLSEVRRVLRSEGEFLLIVINPDIWIRMAYPFFVHHGYFGGRTDHQRWRSHLIDAGFQVTEMGTTPGSLYFLAHKPAASAPQGLASRR